The genomic segment GTATCAACCAAAGAAGACTAAAAATTGACGTGTTCAAGGCATCCATATTTTTTTTGAATTAAGAAAATGTGGATGCCTAAATAATTTAAACATAGAATTAATACGGAGTACAATGATGAGCTATTCAAGACAAAATGTAATTGTAACGATACTATTACTAAGTATCGCAGGATTGTTTATACACAGTTGCACCCAGCAAGAGGGTCAGGATCAGTATAATACTCAGACTAACGAGGGTGGGCTTTTGGATACTCTTCTGTTGAAAGACTGGATGCCCGAATCAGTTTATAATGTACAAAAAACAAATATCACGAAAGCAAAATATCCGGTCATAGATTTGCATGCTCATGCGTATGCAAAAACAGAGGAAGAAGTGGCAGAACGTGTTGCAATTATGAATGAAGTTGGAATTGAACGATCTGTTGTTTTAACCGGTGCAACAGGTGAGAGGTTTGATGAACTTCATACACTCTATTCACAATACCCTGATCGCTTTGATCTTTATGTGGGGCTTGATTACACCGGATACGAAGAGGAAGGTTGGGCTCAGACAGTTGTTGATGAACTCCGGCGTGTTGCTGAAATGGGAGCTGTTGGAATTGGTGAAATTCATGATAAAGGCCCTGGTTTAGCTCCAGGAATGCATCCGGATGATCCACGAATGGATCCAATTTTTGAGGTTGCCGCCGAGTTAGATTTCATAGTAAATCTACATGTTGCTGAACCCATCTGGATGTATGAACCGATGGATTCCACAAACGACGGTTTGACTCGTGCGTATACCTGGCGAGTTCAAAATCAGGATCAAATTGTTGGCCATGACGGGATGATTGAAATCTTAGACAACACGTTAGAGCGACACCCCAATACGACATTTGTAGCAGCTCACTTGGCGAATACCAGCAATGATTTTTCTCTCTTAGCAGATCTGTTTGATAAACATGAAAACTTGTATGGAGATATGTCAGCCCGTTTTGGAGAATTTTCTACCATTCCCAGGGCAACGGCTGCATTTTTTGAAGAATACCAGGATAGAATTGTCTATGGA from the Balneolaceae bacterium genome contains:
- a CDS encoding amidohydrolase family protein, encoding MMSYSRQNVIVTILLLSIAGLFIHSCTQQEGQDQYNTQTNEGGLLDTLLLKDWMPESVYNVQKTNITKAKYPVIDLHAHAYAKTEEEVAERVAIMNEVGIERSVVLTGATGERFDELHTLYSQYPDRFDLYVGLDYTGYEEEGWAQTVVDELRRVAEMGAVGIGEIHDKGPGLAPGMHPDDPRMDPIFEVAAELDFIVNLHVAEPIWMYEPMDSTNDGLTRAYTWRVQNQDQIVGHDGMIEILDNTLERHPNTTFVAAHLANTSNDFSLLADLFDKHENLYGDMSARFGEFSTIPRATAAFFEEYQDRIVYGTDYGFETFPDDPSKPYGNNTTTEEMFKMTFRVLQTADEHFYITDLVGYKWPMYGLDLSDEVLRKIYRENALQIMGE